The window TGCCTGAACGACCACAGTTTATCGCGGCGTATGTGCCCAACGTTGACCGGGACGGGCACAAGTACGGTCCCAACAGTACGGAAATCCGCGACACGATCGCCGAGGCGGATGGGATGATAGCCGAGCTCGTGGCAGGTCTGCAAGGTCGCAACCTGACGGATGTGGTCAACCTGGTCATTGTATCTGACCATGGCATGGCCACCACGTCCAACGAGCGACTAGTCCAGCTGGACGACCTGATTGATATGGATTTGGTCGAGCACACCGACGGGTGGCCATCGCGCGGACTGCGTCCCAAGCGGCCGGAAGACCTTCAAACCCTTCAGGACCAGCTCGATAAGGTAAAGGAAGACTACTCGCACGCGATGGAGATTTACACGCGGCAAACCATGCCTGAGCGATACCACTTCTCGAACAACGACCGCATCGCCCCGTTGTGGGTGATTCCCAAGACCGGCTGGGCGATCGTTGAACGGCCAGAGTTCGATGCAAAGAAAGCCTTGGAAACGGGTGAAGTCTACTCCCCGCGAGGTATTCATGGATATGACCACGAACACCCATTGATGCGTGCGATCTTCATCGCACATGGCCCTGCTTTCCCTCATGCGCCCAACAGCCGGCTCGACGCTTTCCGTAAGTTTCTTATTGCATGTCTTGACTGGTAGCCATCTAATTGATCTGTTCAGAAAACACTGAGGTGTACAACATCCTTTGCGACTCGCTAGGGATCGATCCCCTACCGAACAATGGCACACTACGCCTCCCATTTAAACCGGCTGGCTTGCATTCCGATGAGAATGCCCCAGCTGTTGAGCAACCAGCCGACCCACCCGCCAAGGTTTCGACAACGGCGGGACCTGCGCCTACGCCGCAGCCTACGCTAGTTTCCGATCCGGACGCCGCAGAATCGCCTCCCGCTACAGATCCGggcagtgatgatgagaaagGCCCGACGTGGTGGGGTACGCTCTTgggcaaggtcgagaagcTCAAAGATTGGGCCGGCAACTTGTTCTCTTCCGCCGGTGATGCCATCTCTGGAAAGGGGAAGGATTCGTCCGCGTGAGCTGATGCAATGCGTCAGGATTGTGGCTAGTGCGATGGCTTGCGATCTGATGTTTCTATTTTGTAATTTACTAGATACCCACCCTGCATATACTCGTCATTTTCTACAAGGAGGACACATCCAAATCCAGACTAGCTGTGGTTTGCTTTAATCATACCCAAACCATCGGAGTTCTATTGGCCATCTTTCCAgcctcatccagcaccaAGTGGCCGAGCAGTAACCCGGCCAACTCATCTTCCTTGGTCTAGTGGTCATGATTTCCGCTTGTCATTAACACCGATAAGCGCGGGAGACCGGGGTTCGATTCCCCGAGGGAGAGTCATCTTTTTGCCCACATCACATCCAACATCCCGAGCCTGGAATTAGATTTTTGAATCCTCTAAAACAACCTATAAAGGAACAACTCCCCACTTGCAACTGCGGCAATGACTCAACGTTTACGTGGCGGTGCATCTCCCGCCCATTGGTCCTACAGTAAGGCGTCCAACCCTCGGACACCAGAATAGGTAACGAGGAGCAATAAAGCCGGGGCTAGATTGGATAATGAAAATTTGAGGCTCCAATGATAGATATAAAAGAATCCCattctttccttttccctctctACTTTCATTTACGGGAGATTCCTCCCGGTCTTCATTCGTCATATCTTCTAGGGCTGCATCAACAAACTGAAAAGCCCTGTTacgttctctctcttttttttttcttctctcttctcttcaagGGAAATATACTTGTTGCCTCTTCACACTTCTTACCTCCCAGAGCCAGACACCATCATGGCCTACAACTACACCCAAGCAAGCCAGGGGCCCCGGCCCTTATCCCCGGACACGGCCATGCTTGAAGCGCTGGTACCGGGATACGCTCTCGTTGCCAGTTTTTTTCAATCCTATCTCCAGCTTGATCTTTCCTCCTACATCCAAATAATGATCGGGCTAGCCCTCTTCGGCGCATCGATCCGCTACAGCATCAATCAGCTCACGGATCTCTGCAAGGAGTACCTCGTGTCAACGGCCGAGATCCGGATCGAAGATGAGGTCTTCACGTACTTCATGTACTGGATATCGCGCCAGCCGCACATGAAGCGGACAAACCGTTTCATAGCCGGTGTGAGAATGAGCGACTACTACgacagcgacagcgacagcgaagacgaagacgacgggTTCGGTGATGAATTCTtagacgacgaagatgatgacgaagaaccatcatcttcttctggctcgTTCGACGACTACTGGGCCAAGATCATCAGTCGGGATAAATACAAAGAGGTTCGCTTTACTCCGGCCCTGGGGCGGCATATCTTCTGGTACCAGGGCCAGCCGATCATGCTCGAGCGGAGACACCAGTCCGACACCGCGAAGTTGTTGGCTAGCGAGAAGGTCTTTCTATCGTGTCTAGGCCGCAACCCTGCGGTGCTGAAAAAGATGCTCGCCGACGCGCAGCAGGCCTACGTCGAGCGCGATGGTAGCCGCACCATCATTTACCGCGGCCAGCGGCGGTGGAGCGGCAACTCGTTCTACTGGGTTCGGTGCATGGCGCGCGCGCCGCGCCCGCTGTCCACTGTTGTCCTGGACCAGGAGCAGAAACAAGCTttcgtcgacgacatcaaGGAATACTTGCATCCACGTACTCGCCGCTGGTATTCTAACCGTGGTATTCCCTATCGTCGCGGAtatcttctccatggtcCGCCTGGCACAGGGAAGACGAGTCTCTGCTTCGCTGCGGCGGGCATGTTGGGCCTGAAGATTTATCTTCTCAACTTGAACTCTAAAGCCCTCGACGAAGACAGCCTGATGTCCTTGTTCGCGGACCTGCCGCGGCGGTGTATTGTCTTGCTGGAGGATGTCGATACCGCAGGAGTCACCCACAGCCGGGGCAAAACGGCTACCACCAATGACGTCTCCAACGCTGACGATCCAACTAAAGCTGATGAAACAATCGACCTGGATACCTTACCTGACGAGGCTGAGAAAGACGGTATTACCCTCTCCGGCCTGTTGAACGTCATCGACGGCGTCGCTGCGAGCGAAGGCCGGATTCTGGTCATGACCACCAACCACGAAGACAAGCTGGATGCAGCGCTGCTACGGCCAGGTCGAGTTGACATGAGCATTACCTTTGGATTCACCAGCCGcgccgacatcgaagagCTCTTCAGCTCTATTTACATAACCATGGAGCGTGATCTTCCACGCATGCCCCTGGCCCAACCTCTGAGCAATAGCTCAGCGAAGTCGGCATCGATCTCGAGTGACacagtggtggtggagaaACCAGAGTCCATTAAGGAAGTTAAtgacaaagagaaagaggaagaaagaccAAACAAGGAGCTCCAGCAACGTCTCGAATCCTTGCGCGCTCACATCAGCCTCATGGCGTCGGAATTTGCCTCCATCGTTCCCAGCGGCGAGTTCACTGCCGCTGAGATCCAGGGGTATCTTCTTAATCACAAAGATAGGCCTGAAAAGGCAATCGCGGGTGCTGAGGCCTGGGTGCAGAGTGTACGGGAGAAAAGGCGCGCGCGGGAGGAAAATTGATGTAGATATTTATGACATTTTAGAGTCACGATATAGATATCCAAAAAATGATTTTTGTTTGCACTTGCTCTCTGGTTTCTCTCATTCttaaataataataataacagATCAGCAACCATGAAAATGACAATTGGAGGGGATCTTGCTGAAGGAGTTCCGATCTTTGAAAGCTTCAGCGGTACGAGTACGAGTCACGTTCTCCTACCAAACCCTAACTCGAGAGACCAAGAAATCAGAAACAGCACATCCTAGAAGTCCGTGCCAAAGATTATTGTAATATTTTACTCGATTAGACGGGATCAACCCAGCCCATGCAAATATTTGCAAAACTATAAACATCCAAACATTGCCCACCATCACGCAAGGGTAATGGTCGTGCCATCAACGATAACGTTCGCAGCATACATACACCTCTCATTCTGAGCGGCGACATCTCCACAGAAGCCATGGAACACCATCTCCTGGCCACAGCCACAAACAGTCGCACCGCCTGGCGAAGTGAGCCCATAGTCGCCAGTCTGGACCAACTGAACGCCACTCGGAGTGTAGGGTCCAGTAATAGCGGGCGCAGTCGCATATTTCACACTATACTGCGGATCCGTGAAGCAATACGACGAGTAGAAAAGGAAATAAGTATCGCCCTGAAGGATGAGGTTAGGCGCTTCGACAAGCGGCCCGTCGTCTGCGGTGCGGTCGAGAATCTGCACTGCATCGCCCACGGGCGTGACGCCGTCGGCTGCGACTTCCTGCAGCATAATGGGGGTCGGGACGATGGGATCAACCATGTTGTTGCAGTCGCCGCCGTGTCCGATGCTGTTACCGTCTACCTTGAACACCACGTATCGGGTTCCCGTCGAGTCCAGGAATCCAGATGGGTCGATTGATCCACCCTGGTCCAGACGGCATGAGAGCGGCGTGTCGCTGGGCACGTAGGGGCCTGCTGGGGCGTCTGCGATTGCTGTGCCGACGCAGTGGTGTGGTGAATCGGATGCGGCGTCACCTGAATAGTACATGACATATTTTCCGTCATCCTATAACTATATTAgaatttttcttttcttacTGATGCTTTCCAGGGAAAAGGACTCACGCGCAGAATCACGTCCGGGGCCCAGTGCTCTTCGTCAAGCTCCCAACTCGCTACTGTCGGCAACGCCTCAATGTCCAGCAGCGTCCATGTGACAAAGTCCGTCGAGTTGGCAACCTGGATGCGGTGGCCATTACCGTTCGTGCCAAAAGCATACCAGACACCGTCGGCGGCCTGGAGGAAGCTCGGGTCCGGGAAGTCGGAGTTAATGGCCAACCATGGCCCATTGGTTCTCTTGACTGGTCCTGAGAGGACAGCCGGGGAGAAAGCCAGGGCGATGGTAGCCCATGCCCATGGTGAGGTGAAGGACCGCATTAGTGCTTGATATTCCTTCTATATGGCGGAAAGTTCCAGATTGGGGACCGGCTCCTGGATGCAGtcaagaaagaggagaaaggcGAGTGCTTATATACAAATTCCAAGGCTACTAGTGAGGAGAAGCGGGAAGTGTGTTAGGTCGCATCCTAAGCTCGCATCACAAGGCTCTGCTTCGGAGGAAGGGGCCAAGACGGCCTGTACTCCGCCCAAAATAGATGCAGCGTATGAATCCCGATGTGTACGAAATTCCGCTAGGGGATTTTTGACAGGCTGCGCGAAGAAAATATGCACACTTGAGCTGCTTTGAATATAACTACAGTTTATTTGAACCATGCATCCTTGTAGGCAGATGCGTGCATGGGCGGGTCAAGTAGCTGGCTGCGTACAGGAAGCATCCTTTGCTGGTAATTTGAATTTGTCGGGATGGATAACTAACAGCCCGTTCCGGAATCATATGTCTAATAGGTTTTGGTATATTCTGAATTATTGGGGTGTTTATTATCCCGTTACTCCATGGCTAGACCTCAATGGACTTCAGCGTAGGGTTGGATAATTCCTCAAGCCACGGGGTGGAAACATCGAATGCGGCATGCAAAATGCGAGACAGCGACTGGTCCACAGTAGCTGCGCCTCCCACTAACTATGTAAATGCAAGACGTGGGAGTGTCAACCCTTCGGCCAgaggggtttttttttttttttttggaatGCGCGGATGGAGCCAAGACTAAACAGACCGAATGCGGGTAGGACATGTTGGTGCCGGCTGTCAGAGACATGGCCCCAAGACAAGCAAGCAAGGGCGGTGTCTTTGCAGTGGAAATTATCAAATGTCGCTAAGCTGCGAGAACATCCTTTCAAGCCAAAAAGCAGGCCCTCCCGGCGTCCTGGAAGCATGCGCCCACCGCCCTTGATCGCTGGGACACTATCCAACTGCCACCGTCGTGAAAGGCACATGGCTGTCCCGACAAGAGTGACATATCCCAGCAATCAATCACATGGCCAACAATCATCCAATAGGCAACACAAAGCCATATGCAGAGAAATCACAATGCTATTGTCGTATAAGCCACAAAATAAACATCCGCAACCTTGCCAAACAACGCGACCACCGCTTTCTGCTTAGGGCAAGTGATCCGGAAACGAGCGGGGAGTCGTATCGCGGCTCTAGCTTCCCCACAACCCCGTCTAAAAATACGACTTTGGACAAACTACTCCTATTGACGGTTCAGCCTCGAAGGAATCGCCCCTTTTATCCCTTTAGCCTCCTTTAACCCCTTTACTCAACAGTACTATGAGGATCGAAGAGGTGCAAGATCAACAGCTTCTTCCGATGACCGCTTTTTCAGGGCAATGTAAATGATAGGGAGCTGAAGTGGCGTCGCACGAGACTACTTTGATGTATGTACCCCGCATGGCAGTTGCATCGTTATAATATCGAGCCATCCCGTTGGTAAAAGCTCGCTGTGTGGCCCTGCGTTGGTTACATCTAGGGATCGACCCTCGGCAACAAAGGTGGCGAGGACAACAAAGCTTTGCAGAAAACCGAGCCTTGATCATTCGATCTACTACCGCTGCGAGTCATTCAATAGGGGTTCACCGcgagaaaagcaaaaagagATGCTACCATACGTCATATAGGTGAATGTACATGGAAGTATAGCAAAACTATGAACAAAATCTTCCAACGCCCAGTAAACAAAACGCCAATGTGCAACCCTGTATAAGCCCACTAACATAATCATAACACACATCATCGTCTAAGCAGCCACATCTCAAACGGCACGCCACGAGGATGTTTTTTACCATCGCGATCTGTCGAAAAGAGCACGGGCTCGAAATCGCACACTGAAGCATACTGCCGTACCAAATGGCGCCAGTAGCACGACTCCGCAGCAGGGGTGAGATAGCGGTCACGGAAAGTGCGCACAGCATTGTTCGCTATACGCTCCGCAACCTCCGGGTGGTCGATCAAGTAATCAATCTTATGCGGCAAATCCGCAAAATCACGGTCCACCTCGACGTAGTTCGCGTCCAGGCCCGACGACACCAGCGCAGCATGATGCGCCTCACGCCATTCGAGCGGGTGCGAAATAACCACGGAGCGACAGTTCAGCAGATACTTGCCCCGGCCGGAGAAGCTGCGGCCCTCGGTGTGAGCGAGGAACATGTAGCGGCAGTGGTCCTCGATGGGCAAGAGGTTGTAGCGGAGATCGTTCTCGTCATCCCAGTCGATCACGCGCACGCTGGCCCAGCTACGGCCCAGCGAGGATTTGAGCAGCTTCCCGCGCACCGGCGGGTTTGTTGCCAGGCTTCCGCGCCAGAcgagctgcttcttcttgtcctgGAAGCGCAAGCCGGGGACAAGTGCGCCTTGTGCGTCCGTCTCGCCATCGTCAATCGCTGCAATGCGCCGCCTCACTTCGTGGTATGGGCCTATCTGCACCTCGGGCCAGGCCCAGTATCCAAAGTCTGGCATCAGCCACACGGAGTCGTCGGAGTCGCGTTTCGAGTATGCCCAGATAGGTGCCAGACCTGTTGGCTCGTTGTCAAAGTCCTCTGTCGTGAAGATGAACTCGATACTGGGCAGCATATGGCGATCCGGGAATGCCATGAGGGCACGGTGTAGCGAGTTCAACGTGGCGTGTGCTCGAGTCGCTGTAACGGGCATGGCTGCAAAGTCGACGATATAGAGCTAAACATGAAACACTATCAGGACCGGTGATCTTATTGCCAATTTGATCTTGTTCACATACCTCTCCGCGATCGATTATCCCTCGTACCatcccatcttccacattTCGAGAGTCCAAGTCTTTAAACGTGACTTTATTCTCCGTCCTCAACGAGGCCGACTTATCAATTTCAACAAAGAGTTTCGGGAAAGCAGTGCGGCATTGCTCCTCCGAAAGGCCGTGGTTATTTCCATCGCGCTCAACGATAAACTCCCAGCTCTCGTTTCTCAATGGTGTATGTAGCAATGATGGGAAATGAGGCTGAGGCTCGCAGTGAGAGGGTGTCTTGATGATATATTTGAGGGCCACGTCGCTGTGTTCGCgaccgaagaggaggaatGTGAGAGCGAAAATGGATGTCAGGGCGCCTGCAACGATAAAGCGGACTGAGGATGAATTGTTTCGCTGTGCGAACATTGTTGCGATTTCTAGAATGGTCGCTGGAATGGAAGCGGGTTTCCAGGAATGTCAGGTCTTCTGTCAACGCGGGAATGGAGGCGCTATGCAGATATAGAGACaatcaagaagaaaacattCGCTTGGTATGAGATTGGAGAATTATTGTCTCGTGTTCTCTGTGAGTTGGTGATGTCAAATGTTCAACACTGGAGGCGGTGGGTGTCAACTCCGATTGTTTCCACGGCAACGCAGGGATCACGACTCAAGGCGCCCTATCTACAACAGTACGAGTTACTAAATGAGTCTGGTGATTCAATCCCTAGCATACAATGATGTATTTCTAATTCTTGCCTCCTAGAAGACGCAACCGAGATGATCATCCTCAAAGCGAAAAAAAACATCAGTAAGCACAACTGCCATCCGGCCGAATCTATAATCCCAAAGAGATCAAATTATGTACAAAATGGGTGATAGTAGCAGGGGGAAAGGATAAATGAATGCCACAGCGATCGATATATCCAGGGGGTATCTTAGCAATAGGTCATAAATAAAAGAAATGAGAGGGGATGGAGTAAAACGAAAGAATAGCGCAGCCCAACTCCAGGCTTGTGATATCGTCAAAAACAtgaggcagaagaaacgAAGGCGTGCAGGTTCACCGTTCGTCACCGCTAGCGGCTGCACTGCCGCCGTTGCTGCTGAAATAACTCTCGTCGATCTTCAGGATCCATTCAACCTTCTGGGCCTCAGTGCGAGTCGCGAAGAGGTAGGTGTTCTGGGTCCCGTACACGGCGAAGATGTTCGGCCGGCCTTTGGCAGACAGCGAACGGTCCGCTCCAGCACCG of the Penicillium psychrofluorescens genome assembly, chromosome: 1 genome contains:
- a CDS encoding uncharacterized protein (ID:PFLUO_001412-T1.cds;~source:funannotate), with protein sequence MPLQSELYSPSLLSANYDADNASLRSPSVQDSDSDDDDLLARNRSTLEIAEHDRAVLDDEDEREKLLTRRPSIRRIFSPNGSSVRIGKKTKRRRGEARIPHRERVSEDGELMYEMEEGCGDDESFLSGSSFDLDEEVGYTYDAPPSRLSWRKCLLIFTLVFILFLILILGAYKASSNFRAALAHPQPLLSNGTALFAPTTILISLDGFRADFLDRGLTPALNSLVAGGVSPPEDFYYTDSSVSMQPKWWNAEPLWVTAEERGVKSAIHMWPGSEAHIMDEEPTYLDKYNGSEALFRKVDRILELLDLPGPEDESDIVPERPQFIAAYVPNVDRDGHKYGPNSTEIRDTIAEADGMIAELVAGLQGRNLTDVVNLVIVSDHGMATTSNERLVQLDDLIDMDLVEHTDGWPSRGLRPKRPEDLQTLQDQLDKVKEDYSHAMEIYTRQTMPERYHFSNNDRIAPLWVIPKTGWAIVERPEFDAKKALETGEVYSPRGIHGYDHEHPLMRAIFIAHGPAFPHAPNSRLDAFQNTEVYNILCDSLGIDPLPNNGTLRLPFKPAGLHSDENAPAVEQPADPPAKVSTTAGPAPTPQPTLVSDPDAAESPPATDPGSDDEKGPTWWGTLLGKVEKLKDWAGNLFSSAGDAISGKGKDSSA
- a CDS encoding uncharacterized protein (ID:PFLUO_001414-T1.cds;~source:funannotate) — translated: MIGLALFGASIRYSINQLTDLCKEYLVSTAEIRIEDEVFTYFMYWISRQPHMKRTNRFIAGVRMSDYYDSDSDSEDEDDGFGDEFLDDEDDDEEPSSSSGSFDDYWAKIISRDKYKEVRFTPALGRHIFWYQGQPIMLERRHQSDTAKLLASEKVFLSCLGRNPAVLKKMLADAQQAYVERDGSRTIIYRGQRRWSGNSFYWVRCMARAPRPLSTVVLDQEQKQAFVDDIKEYLHPRTRRWYSNRGIPYRRGYLLHGPPGTGKTSLCFAAAGMLGLKIYLLNLNSKALDEDSLMSLFADLPRRCIVLLEDVDTAGVTHSRGKTATTNDVSNADDPTKADETIDLDTLPDEAEKDGITLSGLLNVIDGVAASEGRILVMTTNHEDKLDAALLRPGRVDMSITFGFTSRADIEELFSSIYITMERDLPRMPLAQPLSNSSAKSASISSDTVVVEKPESIKEVNDKEKEEERPNKELQQRLESLRAHISLMASEFASIVPSGEFTAAEIQGYLLNHKDRPEKAIAGAEAWVQSVREKRRAREEN
- a CDS encoding uncharacterized protein (ID:PFLUO_001415-T1.cds;~source:funannotate) codes for the protein MRSFTSPWAWATIALAFSPAVLSGPVKRTNGPWLAINSDFPDPSFLQAADGVWYAFGTNGNGHRIQVANSTDFVTWTLLDIEALPTVASWELDEEHWAPDVILRDDGKYVMYYSGDAASDSPHHCVGTAIADAPAGPYVPSDTPLSCRLDQGGSIDPSGFLDSTGTRYVVFKVDGNSIGHGGDCNNMVDPIVPTPIMLQEVAADGVTPVGDAVQILDRTADDGPLVEAPNLILQGDTYFLFYSSYCFTDPQYSVKYATAPAITGPYTPSGVQLVQTGDYGLTSPGGATVCGCGQEMVFHGFCGDVAAQNERCMYAANVIVDGTTITLA
- a CDS encoding uncharacterized protein (ID:PFLUO_001416-T1.cds;~source:funannotate), yielding MFAQRNNSSSVRFIVAGALTSIFALTFLLFGREHSDVALKYIIKTPSHCEPQPHFPSLLHTPLRNESWEFIVERDGNNHGLSEEQCRTAFPKLFVEIDKSASLRTENKVTFKDLDSRNVEDGMVRGIIDRGELYIVDFAAMPVTATRAHATLNSLHRALMAFPDRHMLPSIEFIFTTEDFDNEPTGLAPIWAYSKRDSDDSVWLMPDFGYWAWPEVQIGPYHEVRRRIAAIDDGETDAQGALVPGLRFQDKKKQLVWRGSLATNPPVRGKLLKSSLGRSWASVRVIDWDDENDLRYNLLPIEDHCRYMFLAHTEGRSFSGRGKYLLNCRSVVISHPLEWREAHHAALVSSGLDANYVEVDRDFADLPHKIDYLIDHPEVAERIANNAVRTFRDRYLTPAAESCYWRHLVRQYASVCDFEPVLFSTDRDGKKHPRGVPFEMWLLRR